The window CTCCGCCCTGTCCCGCGAGGAAATCAACGCTAGGACGGTCGGCGCCCGTCATGCAACGCGAATACCAGCGGGGGTGGCCCGGCGGTAGCCGGTCATCGCCGCGCGAAGGGAGTGGGTATGACACCGGACGAACTTGTCACTCTGGCGCTTGAGGTTTCCGAGGAGGGCATGCGGGCGGGTGAGCTGCCTGTCGGCGCGGTCGTGGCGATGGGTGACGAGATCATCGGGCGTGCGTACACCCAGGAGCGGACGCAGGGCCGCCGACTGGTCCACGCCGATCTGCTGGCCCTGGAACAGGCCGACCGGAGCCTCGGCTGGAAGCAGCGAAGGGATCCCCTGACGTTGGCGATCACGTTGGAGCCGTGTCTCATGTGCCTCGGAGCCGCGATGGCGCTCGGAGTGTCCCAGGTCTACTACGGTCTGGAGGCACCTGACGACGGCGCTGCCGGCGTACCCGCCGTATGGCAGCCGTCTCGGCAAACCATGTGGTTTTCGCAGGTACCTGCCGTGGCGGGCGGATACCGTCGATTCGAGTGCCGGGACCAGTTCCGCCGCTACGCTCTGACCGCGTCGAACACCAATCTGCGCCGGTACGCCGAAAGCATGAGTATCGAGCCGGACGAATCGGTCGGCGTGTGACCACGGCGGGAGTCTGATGGCGGGTACGACTCGCGGCGATGGCGCCCCGAGGCGTACCCGCCGGCCCTGCGCCACGTCGCAAGGTCCCCTTCGCTCTCCTGAGGATGGGCCTTCACCCGCCGGGGACGGAGACATCCGCTCGACAGGGGCCGCGGTAACGAACGCCGGGTTTGCCAGGGCGGGTGGAGAGTGTGGTTGTGTCGATCTTTATGATCACCCGATGTTCGGACTCTTCAGGAAGCCGCCCACACCGGATACCGACTATGGCCAGGCCGACCTGGAGTTGCGCAGTGCGCGTGACCGGGCGCTCGCGGGTGACTGGGCAGCAGGCCGCGACCTGATCAGGTCGACCGGCAAGGACTGGGAGCTGCGCGGCCGTAGGCTCGCGGTGCTGAGCAGCGCCGTCGCGGAGTCCTCGCAGTGGCTGGACGCGTGGGAAGCCACTGCGCCAGACGACCCGACGGTTGCCATCCTGCGAGCTGGTGCCCTGATGGACCAGGCTGGCAAGGCCCGGGGCCAAGCGTCTGCGCGCAACACCAGCCGGGAGCAGTTCGAGAGGTTCCAACAGCTTTCCGCCCTCGCGACCGAGGCCGGCCACCGCGCGGCGGAGCTCAACCCGGACGACCCCTATCCATGGGCGACCAGCATGACCTCGATGCTCGCCAACGGCCGCCAGCAGCGCGACGAGTTCCTCGTGGCGATGGACGAGTCGGTCAAGCGTGATCCGTACAATTTCGACGCTCACCTCATGGCGGTGACTTTCCGCTGTGCGAAGTGGTACGGCTCGCACGAGCAGATGTTCGACGCCGCCCGCGAGCCCGCCGCCGCCGCACCCGCCGGGTCATCGGTCGCGATGCTGCCGCTGCTCGCCCACTTCGAGTACGCGCTGCGCGAATTCGGCTTTGACACGCGGGCGGAGTCGCTGAGCACAAAAGCGAGTTACTTCCGCCGGCCGGAGGTGATCGGGGAGATCGACG of the Micromonospora sp. NBC_01796 genome contains:
- a CDS encoding nucleoside deaminase, producing the protein MTPDELVTLALEVSEEGMRAGELPVGAVVAMGDEIIGRAYTQERTQGRRLVHADLLALEQADRSLGWKQRRDPLTLAITLEPCLMCLGAAMALGVSQVYYGLEAPDDGAAGVPAVWQPSRQTMWFSQVPAVAGGYRRFECRDQFRRYALTASNTNLRRYAESMSIEPDESVGV